The DNA segment TGCTACCATGGCTGTTTAACTTATTAATTCTGCCTGGAGTGTGACAGATTTCTCAAAATACGCTTGCTGACCAACAACACTTTCTGCTGTCAAATTTCACAGGAGTTCCTGGAAACATCTggacatgatgtcatgtttggGCAATGATCCATACCAAGAATGATTCCCAACAACCAAGTGGACATCATATCTGAAAAGGTAGATCACTGGaagcaatttatttttcatttgtttttttaatgtgttcaaggtggatttttcctttaaaaccCAAATATTCATTGACAAAGATCAAATGCATGCCACACAAATCCTCCCCTCCTGATTTGCATTTTTCAAACCATTATCAACAAAACATGTGTGAACTATCTTAGGTACCTTTTTAAATCTGACAGCAGTCAAAGTGGGAATGCTTTTATCCATAAACACGATATATCCATTTTTGAAAAAAGCTTTATTCCTGAAAATCAATCCATTTTGTAACAACACAGTGTAATCTGTTCTTGAAAGTGTTTATTATTGCTTTGAGTGATACCAAAGATGTCTTATACCTCATAGTAACTCAGAACATGTGTTGATGTGAAGTTAGCATCTGTTATGTATCACTGTTAACCTGGAAGCTTCTCCTTGATGTCCTTTGAATACTCTTAATACACACATCTTTATCCATGGATAGATATAACCTCTGGGGAATTTGATGATGACTAATTCATATCTTTGTCAATCGGGTTGCTTCTGGTCTGTCTCCATCTCACTGTGCATGGGGATTTGCTTAATTagatttttctgtttctgtttctgttgtgttaGTCCTGTGATGTGTCTCTCTACATTTATGTCATCCTGTAGCTGATCTTCTGTTCTCTGTCCTCACTAATGCAATCTCCAATGGTTGAACCATTTTCATCACAGATATTAAGGCCTTTTTAAGACGGTTGCAGGTTGTTGTTGGCATGAAATCCAATTTGTTTTAACAGGTCAATACAGTACTTTGTAGGATGCGTTTtatattttgcatgttttttccCATGTTGTAGACCTGCTTGGGACCCCTTTTTGTGTATTACTGTAACAGTtagataatttaaaaaaaacactagttTGCTCTTAAATATAACCTTGACTTCAGGCTCATCTGAACCTGCTCCAAGCTCTAAAAACTGTAACAGATATCAGATGATAAGAGAAGAGTGCCACATTGATCATCATCATAGAAGTGGACTTTGAGTTCATCTTGCATTAGAGCTGCATACATTGGGAGCAATTATAAAAGTCCCTCTTGATACTTCCTGCGTCGTTCTGCATTAGTCCTGCCGCAAATTGATTTTTTCCATCTAGTTAGAACAACATTTTCTGTATCGAGCAAGCCATTTGTTAATACGGCTGAATGATGTGAGCCAACTGAGAGTCTAAGCCTATGTATctccactacacacacaaacacctgcacatAATTCTGTCACTTTTTAAGTTTTACTCTTCTAAGCCTTCTTCTTTTAACCACTGACCTCCTTTTGATAAATGATTAGCTCCATTTGAGACCTTTGCTGTCTCTCTGTGCTGTAACCGGGGGAGATAACTGAAGTGTAAAACATCTGATCAGATAGCAGAATGAATGACTATTGATCAGACCCCTGATTAACCACCACTGTAACACGTATACTTTCTCTCTGTGACTGAACTGTGGACACTCTGGACTTTCCTGAACACAAAACTGGGAAACACCACGGTACAAAACTTTAGGGAACCCCAGAACTAACTCAATGTGTCTGGATACATTTTAAGTATAGAACTGGTATCAATTAgttgatttattcattatttatatggttgttattattaaaaaacaaatcctATGAAAATACCAAAACCAACCATATATTAGTCCTTCTAAATATTTTCCATTgtcccctgtctgtctgtctgatgctCTCAACGTCACATTCAGTCCTACTAAAGACATCAATCTTTTAAAAtgggtcacacacacattactttcatttttaaaagggttaaattaTTGAGACTGGgcactttagtttttttttgtttgggaCTAATTTCAGCTTCAGATTAATATACATTTGTGTATTTCCAGCAGGAGACCTGAGCCATGTGGGactgactcaaaataaactacagtgcctATGCTCATGGCAATAAGGGAACATGTCACCCAATATTGtgactcattgatgtgttttttatagtaattatagtttaaaaaagagaagctttggatacacacaatacttgttagtaagatttaattcattgttggttttggtcttttcatttcAACGGATTCTGCTGCTTATATAAGAATACGTTTGTAAAGAGTTGAATGTTGGTTGTGAAGTAAAAACATGGTCACGAGGCCAGGACCAAAGCTTTTTCTCCAGGTGGCTTTTTGGGGATCCAAGTTTTATACACAAATTCTGCAACAAGGTAGTGACCACCAATGCATAGCTGACAGCAGCTGGACAAAATGTAAGACAAGCTGCATTATGAATGGGACGGTCAATTATATATTTTGataaaatatatcatatatatttgTTGGCAAATTCTTTTATCCAGATGTATTGGTTAATGAAATGCTtccaacttttctttttttttattaaaaggaagaaacaaaaataTCTCATGATATCAGTTGAGAGGAAAACCTATGGTGAACAGGGACAGTGAGAACACTTCCTGCCAGCAGATTCcacatttctgttttcatttggtCAAAAGTGTCAGAGGAATGAATGGACTTCTAGTGTATTACAACATGACAGTACAGTGTGGTCAAGTGTGAATGCAGTGTAAATGTATATGTTTGGTCAAATGTCAAATCTGTGTTTTGGTCATAGGATGCCTTTCTGATATAGTCATCTGACTCATTAATGCTATTATTGGCCCTCTATTGGTCCACAGGACAGTGCAGTTCCCTGCAGCTCTGTGATTCTTAGGTTCAACCCCGAAACATTTGCGGCAACTTGTGTCTATGAGTTACCATGTCCCATCTCTCCTCTGCAGCCACACTGGTCAAGGCACATGTAAAGTCTTACTGTGAAGCACCTTTGCAGCCCAGCTCTGTATTATAGTCTCAAAATGAGTTCATAGCttgtttcattccttttttatagacattttttccttttgaagACTTCTttcaataaataacacaaatatattcatacgtcatatatagatagatcatataatttaaataatttatatgTACAGTTCCCCCTCACacacatccctccctccctacctccccaCCCTGACTCAAATGAGTTCTTCCAAAACAGCGATGCTGTGCCGGCTTGTTGATTTGCAGCACAACAATGtgaaatatcatttaaatggaCCCAAGTTTTCTTCAGTAGAAGTATCATTTTATAGCAAAATATTGCTCCTCACCACCATAATCCTGTGGTGGGCGAGCACTGTGAATGGGAAATAAAATCCTATACAGGAAGTAGAATTCCAATCAGGTAGTAGAAGTCCCCAACAGGGCTTGTAGTATAGTGTTTACGTCCTATGACGTTTCTTCGACAATGCGCAGACGCAGGAAGTGTCTATGCGTATCCACCTCCAGCCCACTGCATTGCGAACCTCCGTCAGCGCTCGGACGTACGTCTGCGTCGTCTTACACTGCGAGTTCCAGTTCTTGTTGTCGATGCCCCTGCAGCCACCCTTGGTGGGCCTGGGGGACCGACAGCGTGTCTCATAAAAGTACTGTTTGATGTTCTGTGTGGCACTGGTGCTAATTCTGGCCAGAACAGTGACTGCGTCCCCCCTGGTGTCCACCGCTTGGGTTTTCTCCGTCACCCACTGGCTCTCGCTGTCACACACAGAATATTCCCCACGATAACTCTTGTGCTCAGCATAGCGcttctttcttgtcttgtttCCTGCCGCACTACCGTCTGGTCCGCTGCTCACAAAATCATCTGCGAGGTAAAGTGGGGGCGGCTGCAGTGGTGGCCGGTCACTCAGCAGCACTCGAGGTGAGTTATATCGCTTGTGCTGCCTGAGTAGGTCCGAGTTCAACAGCATCACATGCTGATCAACCACACCGTCACTGCTTTCACCACTGCGACTGTCCGGCCCCCACTGCTCCACGTCGCCCTGCTCCTCTAAAGGAAAGTTTGCactgaggagaggaggcagcGTGTCCTGGGGCTCAGTGTCCCTGCTTTTCCCCTGTTGGCTCTGGTTCCCTCTGGTCTTTCCCCTCGTCAGGTCTGCCTGAAGCAGCTGGATGATAAGAGAGTTTAAGGGGTCTGGACTTGGCTGCTGCTGCCCCTGGCGACTGCTGTCCATGTTGGTTGCCTGGATACCATAGAGGTACACGAGGACCATCACATACAGCAGGATGGACATCACTAGATTCACCTGTAAGAtctgaaaagacagaaagagagaaactttGAAGGGATCCGTTATCCTTCAGGAAAAAAActatatttctgtcttttttttatcaaataacACATGAGACCTTGCTGATCCTCAACTGACTGAAGTTGTCAAGAGCCTTTGTGGCTTTGAGGAAAACCTATGGCTTGAACTTTGTCACTACAAAAGAGATAATAGCAGCAGTGTGTCTTGGTATGAACACACGTCATGGAAACTAACTTGCTGCTATATGTACAACATACCTTGTGTCTGTAAATAACCCATAATTGTGTTCTGAGTCATACATGAAATGCTTGGCACGAGCATTTGTTGCCTGAAGGTGTCTCTGCTTACTTATTCAATTTACAAGGTCTACACAAAACCCACTGAGCTTCAAAATTACATTTGCTGGTGATTTGATAATTGCATAGTAATAGGAAGGTTTAGTTTGTTTGGTAGAGAGGCGGTTTGGTTATGGGAAGATTGCCAGTTTGGATCCCAAGAATGACTCTCAGAGATAATAACTAGCTTCATATTGAACTGCAGAGAAAccctgtttttttatatttaatgacaGGAGAGGCTTTCAATTAGGCAATAAGACAGAGCTCATGAAGCTACTAGATTCAGCATTTTAGGCAGTTGGGCGAATCATTCAATCACACTGCCACTGCTACTGTGCTGACAGACAAGACTCTACCTGAAGCAcagcatacattttttttaatacagtatgACATCTTTTGGCTCATGTTGTGCTCTGAGCTGAAGTACGCTTAAGTTTTCTCAGGCACAATCACTCATCTGCTTAAACCCTTTCTGGCAATCATTGTGACCAGTTCCAAAACCCAGAAGTGATGAGTAGTAGATCTTCAGTTCCCATACTTTAGTATAACATCATGTCAGGGAGTATCTTTCTAgagctgctgttgttttatcTCCACATGCTTCTTCCCAGTCAGCACGGGTTAGGATGTGCCGGCAGCGTAAGCCACAGGGAAGTGTTATTATCAATGCCTGCCTCTCAGAAGAGCCGcttttgttctctctttttctttcaaaatgaatttCCTTGAAGAGGGCTGACTGACTAACCCCTCATTCATAAAGTTCTAGATATGAGTACCCTTCATCTGCAACAGCTTTGCTAATGGGAAACCTGTTGAGATGAGAGTGTTTTGCTCCCCTTGATAAAGGGGATAAAATCAGATGGTAAACAAGTTTCTCATGCCTAGATATAAGAAATATGTATATCCTCTGGTGGTTTTTGTTTATGCGAACCATTTGATCCCAACCCAAACGTTGTCCCCGGCAACATAGAAGAACAACTTGTACATAACTTGTTTCTTTCAGTGTCTCCGCTGCACTTTTATTGCAAAGAAAAGTTTGGAATTGTCCTCAGCTTTTAGATTCTCAAAGACACGCTGGTTTCTACAGTGAAAATGCAATGATGCAACCTTTCTTTCTGTGCTTTTCAGCTTTTTTACATTCCTCAAAGAGCAGTCACTGCTTCACTGCGATCCAAACGACTGAGTGCTTCACCCAGAATGTTGAGTAACCAGAGGGTTTTCCCACAGCTGTTAAAAGCAGAAGTGGGCCACCTCCACTAAATCAATAactaacccccctccccccagtcTCCCTTCCCCTCAAATGAATGCACTTTAATGAATTAAAACCTTCACCTTCACAGCAAAGGCCACGTGAGGCTGATGTTTAGACTGTTATCTACTAACAAAATTGATCTTAAAAGATTAGAGCTCAATCACCTCCGCTTTGTCAGTTTCCGGGGAGAAATCAGCACAGCAGGAGTGGGTTCAGTGATTGGCTGAATGAAGAGCGCAACTGTAGTGCGGAAAGCTGAATTTTAAACACTGTTATAGGATTGTGGAGAAATTGCGAATTTCTCAGAGTGAATATGAAGTCTGTTAGTGAAATCCAATCCATGCACAATCGAATTTCAACCACATACTTGCGTTTTCATAGAAAATATGTCATTTAAATCCTTGCTTGCAATGCTTTGTGGTCTCTGTCAATAAACTTGAGTATTTCAATAAACAAAAGTATTCCTATTCCttgctaagaaaaaaaaaagtatatactTAGTGCCAACGCCAACAAACTCTTCTTGTGTGTCATCAGTGCAATTACAATCTTCTGACAGCGGAGGAGGTGGTGATGGATGTTTTATGTTCCAGTGAAGTTGTTGGTTTCAATGCATATGCGCATCGATAAACTGTCCCTGGTTAAAGGctcatatgtattttttttggagagagaaagagtcatATAGTAACAGACAGCTGTAAACAGAGAGAGGTGACCTGTTCCCATCAGAGGTGTTGTGGCTGGATGATACAGATTTtgggtggaggaagggaggggcaTATGTCCTGCAGCAATGTCACCTTACAATCACTGGCTtagaaaagacacacacaggcgcacacacaggcgcacacacacacacacacacgcacacacacacacacaggcacacagcgTTGTTATCCCTAAATCATAACAGCTCATCTCTCCGTGTGCCAGCTCAATGAGGACTAACTATGTTGAAAATGCTGCAAAatgacagacacaaagacatgtTGCACGCACACACCAACGCTTGTACTACTACACTTTTGAGGACCCTAATTTGAATGACACATTCAAAATTGACTCACTCCCatggtcaaacacacacacacacacacacacagctttgttATCTCTCAGTGTGCCAGCTCAATGAAAACCATTTTAAAAACGCTGCAAaatgacaaacagacacaatgtcatgtgttcatacatacacacacacacacatgcttgtaCTTCTACACTTTTGAGGACCCTAATTTGAATGACACATTTCCAAACCCCTA comes from the Scomber japonicus isolate fScoJap1 chromosome 23, fScoJap1.pri, whole genome shotgun sequence genome and includes:
- the ntf3 gene encoding neurotrophin-3; translated protein: MVTCSSILQVNLVMSILLYVMVLVYLYGIQATNMDSSRQGQQQPSPDPLNSLIIQLLQADLTRGKTRGNQSQQGKSRDTEPQDTLPPLLSANFPLEEQGDVEQWGPDSRSGESSDGVVDQHVMLLNSDLLRQHKRYNSPRVLLSDRPPLQPPPLYLADDFVSSGPDGSAAGNKTRKKRYAEHKSYRGEYSVCDSESQWVTEKTQAVDTRGDAVTVLARISTSATQNIKQYFYETRCRSPRPTKGGCRGIDNKNWNSQCKTTQTYVRALTEVRNAVGWRWIRIDTSCVCALSKKRHRT